In a genomic window of Planctomicrobium piriforme:
- a CDS encoding DUF1559 domain-containing protein encodes MTKSRRGFTLIELLVVIAIIGVLVGLLLPAVQQAREAARRSQCVNNLKQIGLAMHNYHDVHNVLPPGNRSTLYATWALYLLPHMELTNLYQTWDFNAGANGRTYTTAPNLAVTQTRIGIYTCPTDMERTNVTSTAAPVIPHHNYAANYGNAALNQQTSYTGVDFKGAPFGNIQNDASATAANRPSRGCIRFGKITDGLSSTLMVSELIQGSGFNGSTKADLRGRIIGYSDGGYFTTQNTPNSPINDWENTNYCVPPVPTSILTFANAENPPCAQTNQFSYMQRAARSRHPGGVNSLRCDGSVGFNISSIDLNVWRNAGASQDGELLGEF; translated from the coding sequence ATGACCAAATCGCGCAGAGGATTCACACTGATCGAGCTGCTGGTCGTCATCGCGATCATCGGCGTCCTCGTCGGACTGCTGCTGCCGGCAGTGCAACAGGCTCGCGAAGCAGCCCGGCGTTCTCAGTGCGTGAACAATCTGAAGCAAATCGGATTGGCAATGCACAACTATCACGACGTTCACAACGTCTTGCCGCCGGGAAATCGGAGCACGCTCTACGCCACCTGGGCACTCTATCTGTTGCCGCACATGGAACTGACGAACCTGTATCAGACCTGGGATTTTAACGCTGGCGCGAACGGCCGCACTTACACGACCGCTCCGAATCTGGCCGTCACCCAGACTCGAATCGGCATCTACACCTGTCCAACCGATATGGAACGCACGAATGTCACTTCGACCGCAGCGCCCGTGATTCCGCACCACAACTATGCTGCAAACTACGGGAACGCGGCGCTGAATCAGCAGACGTCCTACACCGGCGTCGACTTCAAAGGCGCGCCCTTCGGCAACATTCAAAATGATGCCAGCGCGACAGCAGCAAATCGACCGAGCCGCGGCTGCATCCGCTTCGGCAAGATCACCGACGGGTTGTCGTCCACGCTCATGGTGAGCGAACTGATTCAGGGATCCGGCTTTAATGGATCGACCAAAGCCGACCTGCGGGGCAGAATCATCGGCTATTCAGACGGCGGCTATTTCACCACGCAGAACACGCCCAATTCGCCGATCAACGATTGGGAAAACACGAACTACTGCGTCCCCCCAGTTCCGACGAGTATTCTCACCTTTGCCAACGCCGAAAACCCGCCCTGTGCACAGACCAACCAGTTCAGTTACATGCAGCGTGCAGCCCGCAGCCGTCATCCCGGCGGCGTGAACTCGCTTCGTTGCGACGGCTCGGTCGGCTTCAACATCAGCTCGATCGACCTCAACGTCTGGCGGAACGCCGGTGCTTCGCAGGATGGTGAACTCCTCGGCGAGTTTTAG